A stretch of the Streptococcus suis genome encodes the following:
- a CDS encoding teicoplanin resistance protein VanZ, with product MNKERIYDSINLILSFLVCRWIFMTFLFFQFSTIFMTYEVIPTLAAILLMTAFCFNILRLIYKPKISRPTLYFFYCSYILLLIYLLFFKSIGVQGFNWNLFSTFTQDLFLNPAVLVFNLLLFFPLGLLVPFSWKKITLFIGAILIIEVCQYAFSLGFFDLGDILLNTIGFVLGNFIGRSVIGQFFKNIVI from the coding sequence ATGAACAAAGAAAGAATATACGATAGCATCAATCTCATCCTGTCATTTTTAGTCTGCCGCTGGATTTTTATGACTTTTCTATTTTTCCAGTTTTCGACTATATTTATGACCTATGAAGTCATTCCGACACTTGCGGCAATCCTGTTGATGACAGCGTTTTGCTTTAACATTTTACGATTAATCTATAAACCAAAAATTTCTAGACCAACTCTCTACTTTTTCTATTGTAGCTATATACTTCTCCTCATTTATCTCCTATTTTTCAAAAGTATTGGTGTCCAAGGTTTCAACTGGAATCTCTTTTCCACCTTCACACAAGACCTTTTTCTCAACCCAGCTGTCTTAGTCTTTAACCTCTTATTATTTTTCCCCCTAGGATTGCTCGTTCCCTTTTCATGGAAAAAAATAACTCTTTTTATTGGTGCAATTCTGATAATTGAAGTCTGCCAGTACGCTTTCTCATTAGGTTTCTTTGATCTTGGTGACATCCTGCTCAATACAATCGGTTTTGTCCTTGGAAATTTCATTGGACGATCAGTAATTGGTCAATTCTTCAAAAATATAGTCATTTGA